In a single window of the Oryctolagus cuniculus chromosome 2, mOryCun1.1, whole genome shotgun sequence genome:
- the DEFB136 gene encoding defensin beta 136, with translation MSLPLSGLLCLLLLWLPSGNAMFGNDGVEIKTCTALQGRCFFGCRPGWTWIAFCHNILSCCKKMENLAPPQARDF, from the exons ATGAGCCTCCCTCTCtcggggctgctctgtctcctgctACTCTGGCTGCCCTCAG GGAACGCTATGTTTGGGAATGATGGAGTAGAAATTAAAACTTGCACCGCACTCCAGGGCAGGTGTTTCTTTGGCTGTAGACCAGGGTGGACCTGGATTGCTTTCTGTCACAATATACTATCTTGttgtaagaaaatggaaaaccttGCACCCCCCCAAGCCAGAGATTTTTGA